One part of the Salmo salar chromosome ssa10, Ssal_v3.1, whole genome shotgun sequence genome encodes these proteins:
- the LOC106613981 gene encoding C-type natriuretic peptide 4 — MNISHLVACGLMIILLSVRTGAKPLTPAQQKSLRSLLGEELSEFLVSEERERRMENLRSRVRLLRDLRMETRAKGIWARLLNDQPSARRHKPNTKKGAAARSGCFGHKMDRIGTISGMGC; from the exons ATGAACATCTCGCATTTGGTGGCTTGTGGACTTATGATCATTCTGCTTTCAGTGAGGACAGGGGCGAAGCCTCTGACACCGGCGCAACAGAAG TCTCTTAGAAGTTTGTTGGGGGAGGAGCTGTCGGAGTTCCTGGTATCcgaagagagagagcggaggatgGAAAACTTGCGCTCCAGGGTACGATTGCTACGAGACCTGCGCATGGAAACTCGCGCCAAGGGCATATGGGCGCGTTTGCTGAACGACCAGCCCAGTGCACGGAGACACAAACCTAACACCAAAAAAGGGGCCGCGGCCAGGAGTGGCTGCTTCGGACACAAAATGGACAGGATAGGCACTATTAGCGGCATGGGTTGTTAG